The following coding sequences are from one Homalodisca vitripennis isolate AUS2020 chromosome 7, UT_GWSS_2.1, whole genome shotgun sequence window:
- the LOC124366647 gene encoding uncharacterized protein LOC124366647 translates to MTLNLDKSSCITFNRNKSPVLHTYSIRGHALHRSLSVKNLGVTLSSNLSWELHIRNICNKAARNLGLILRLTKPFNDIHSWKILYYAHVRPHLEYCSVVWSPHQHFLVDDIEKIQRRFLRLVGVRLGYRYTEVPIQDIATFLNIPSLIQGVMFLYRLINAELDCLTF, encoded by the coding sequence ATGACTCTCAACCTTGACAAGTCCAGCTGCATCACTTTCAACCGCAATAAGTCTCCAGTCTTACACACCTACTCAATCAGAGGTCATGCACTTCATAGAAGCTTATCTGTCAAGAATCTTGGTGTGACTTTATCATCTAATCTATCTTGGGAACTTCACATCAGGAATATATGCAATAAGGCTGCTCGCAACTTGGGCTTGATACTGAGACTCACCAAGCCCTTTAACGACATTCACTCATGGAAGATTTTGTACTATGCACATGTCAGACCCCATCTCGAGTACTGCAGCGTCGTTTGGTCACCGCACCAGCACTTCCTTGTGGATGATATTGAGAAGATACAGAGACGTTTCTTGCGACTTGTTGGGGTTCGTCTTGGTTATAGATACACAGAGGTCCCCATACAAGATATTGCTACTTTCCTGAACATACCATCACTCATTCAGGGTGTGATGTTTCTCTACCGTTTGATCAACGCTGAGTTGGACTGCCTGACCTTCTAG